The following are encoded together in the Pseudoalteromonas piscicida genome:
- a CDS encoding LysR family transcriptional regulator, translated as MITLKQLNVFTVIVQERSITAAADQLCLTKAAVSMALAELERHLEQPLFDRVNNRLVISPAGELLLPHAHQVLDRCRFLESLFKENERLYGEIKIGASDTLGNHLLPPC; from the coding sequence ATGATAACCCTTAAGCAACTCAACGTGTTTACGGTAATAGTGCAAGAGCGTTCGATCACGGCCGCAGCGGATCAGTTATGTTTAACTAAGGCCGCTGTTAGTATGGCTTTGGCGGAGTTAGAGCGTCATCTCGAGCAACCATTATTCGATCGCGTAAACAATCGACTAGTGATAAGTCCTGCTGGTGAGCTGTTACTACCACATGCTCATCAAGTGTTGGATAGATGCCGCTTTTTAGAATCGTTATTTAAAGAAAACGAGAGGCTGTATGGCGAAATTAAAATCGGTGCCAGCGATACCTTAGGCAATCATTTGCTGCCCCCTTGTTAG
- a CDS encoding LysR substrate-binding domain-containing protein: protein MLAAFQQQTGHTQQQLFITNTARVCAMLRDYELDIGFVEGRVIGEDLDIMPWFEDEMCIVSAMDFAVTDFQALMQSQSRWLLREQGSGSREFFLANIAAQLTSWRTAFELNSTEAIINGVAAGLGLACISKYSAEHAVAQQRIKALSGLEAAPRQFWLVTRKDKFQSPILTRLIDFAAHWR from the coding sequence TTGTTAGCGGCTTTTCAGCAGCAAACTGGGCATACACAACAGCAGTTGTTTATCACCAACACGGCGAGAGTGTGCGCCATGCTTCGTGATTACGAATTAGATATTGGCTTTGTTGAAGGCAGAGTGATAGGCGAAGATTTGGACATCATGCCTTGGTTTGAAGATGAAATGTGCATCGTGAGTGCAATGGATTTTGCAGTAACTGACTTTCAAGCACTGATGCAAAGTCAATCCCGCTGGTTATTGCGGGAGCAAGGCTCTGGCAGTCGAGAGTTTTTCTTAGCGAATATCGCAGCGCAGCTTACGTCGTGGCGAACCGCGTTTGAGTTAAACTCCACCGAGGCGATAATAAATGGTGTTGCGGCAGGGCTAGGTTTAGCGTGTATCTCAAAATACTCCGCTGAACATGCCGTAGCACAGCAACGAATTAAGGCGCTTTCAGGTTTAGAAGCAGCGCCGAGGCAGTTTTGGCTGGTGACGCGTAAAGATAAATTTCAAAGCCCAATATTAACGCGACTCATTGATTTTGCAGCGCACTGGCGTTGA
- a CDS encoding DUF417 family protein — MSFITIDHSISGVLAVSLLLLGISFLFGAGPSTISGTFSFYGLTEWVPVATLGIIFGFALILASGLVILQQCKIIPAVWPLALIAIISLYTLLTLLAENRWIAAHGGFPVIGSGQGIIKYFALVPIALFLYCRQHINERTLVWANYFPVALVLVWIGGMKFLELEAKAIVPLVETSPFMSWMYELFSVQEASNVIGVYDILVAGLLGIGIWFNQRVLISIAGFGCLAVFVMTQSFLFTASGAFSDMSLLGGLGQFVIKDLWFIGNIMVIAFLTLAPILPVSVEPKVE; from the coding sequence ATGTCGTTCATAACTATCGATCATTCTATTTCAGGTGTGTTAGCAGTGAGCTTATTACTGCTTGGCATTTCATTTTTGTTTGGCGCTGGGCCAAGTACTATTTCAGGCACATTTAGCTTTTACGGGTTAACAGAGTGGGTACCCGTTGCTACGCTTGGCATTATATTTGGTTTTGCGTTAATCCTGGCTTCGGGCCTAGTCATTTTACAGCAATGCAAGATTATTCCTGCGGTGTGGCCACTGGCCTTAATCGCCATTATTAGTTTATATACTTTGTTGACACTGCTTGCAGAGAATCGCTGGATTGCAGCCCATGGTGGCTTTCCGGTTATTGGTTCTGGACAAGGGATCATCAAATATTTCGCCTTAGTGCCCATCGCGCTATTTCTTTACTGCCGCCAACATATCAACGAGCGCACTTTAGTGTGGGCGAATTATTTTCCCGTCGCATTGGTTTTAGTCTGGATCGGCGGAATGAAGTTTCTCGAACTCGAAGCCAAGGCAATCGTGCCACTAGTAGAAACTTCACCGTTTATGTCTTGGATGTACGAGTTGTTTTCCGTGCAAGAAGCCTCAAACGTTATAGGCGTTTATGACATTTTGGTGGCAGGTTTGCTCGGCATTGGCATTTGGTTTAATCAGCGAGTCTTGATTAGTATCGCAGGCTTTGGGTGTCTCGCGGTATTTGTTATGACGCAAAGCTTCCTGTTTACCGCCTCGGGCGCGTTTAGTGACATGAGCTTACTTGGCGGCTTGGGACAATTTGTGATTAAAGACTTGTGGTTTATCGGCAATATCATGGTGATTGCATTTTTGACATTAGCGCCCATCCTGCCTGTGTCTGTAGAGCCCAAGGTTGAGTAA
- a CDS encoding aminotransferase class I/II-fold pyridoxal phosphate-dependent enzyme has translation MELVLPDHIKFSQSLAAPIDINLSDSCAQGVTLSELIELGGGELPDIELGYNPIAGSEGLKAAIKAYHLPTTACVGLTQIVTFSGAQEAIFTTMAQLLNPQDEVVVCTPSYPSLAKLPTQFGAIVNTVPLQEENDWQFDIERLKDAVTAKTKLIIVNVPHNPTGACLTDKEVGQIQLLAEQCGAYILSDEVSAQSCDDDSAVSGRFSAYPRSITLGVLSKSMGLPGIRVGWAICGSKALADTLLAGKSYLSICGSKVDDLLATTALQHSETILAHNAKVIANNVQLMREFVSLYSQKVTWVEPQGGVLSLLRINAVTDSFKWSRQFSEASKTLLLPAKLFLLQSECHFRLGTGKRNFAEGLARLETYL, from the coding sequence ATGGAATTAGTATTACCCGATCACATTAAGTTTAGCCAAAGCTTAGCAGCTCCCATTGATATCAACTTGAGTGATTCCTGTGCTCAAGGCGTCACGCTCAGTGAACTTATTGAGCTTGGTGGAGGCGAACTGCCAGACATTGAACTGGGTTACAATCCGATTGCGGGCAGTGAAGGGCTAAAAGCGGCGATTAAAGCTTATCACTTGCCGACGACTGCATGTGTGGGTCTCACTCAAATCGTGACATTTAGCGGTGCTCAAGAAGCTATTTTCACCACGATGGCACAGTTACTAAACCCGCAAGATGAGGTGGTAGTCTGTACACCGAGCTATCCGTCGCTTGCGAAACTTCCCACGCAGTTTGGCGCTATCGTCAACACGGTACCATTGCAAGAAGAGAACGACTGGCAGTTTGATATAGAAAGACTCAAAGACGCAGTGACGGCAAAAACCAAACTTATTATCGTCAATGTTCCCCACAATCCAACAGGCGCATGCTTGACTGACAAAGAAGTTGGACAAATACAGCTCCTGGCAGAGCAGTGTGGTGCTTACATTTTGAGTGATGAAGTATCCGCACAGAGTTGTGACGATGACAGCGCCGTAAGTGGCCGTTTTTCCGCTTATCCGAGGTCAATTACGTTAGGCGTATTATCCAAAAGTATGGGGTTGCCTGGCATACGTGTAGGGTGGGCAATTTGTGGTTCGAAAGCATTGGCAGATACCTTGCTGGCAGGTAAAAGCTACTTAAGTATTTGCGGCAGTAAAGTGGATGACCTATTGGCGACGACCGCATTGCAACACAGTGAAACTATCTTAGCGCACAATGCGAAAGTCATTGCAAACAACGTCCAATTGATGCGTGAATTTGTTAGTTTATACTCGCAAAAAGTAACTTGGGTTGAGCCTCAAGGAGGAGTGTTGTCTTTGTTGAGGATAAACGCAGTAACGGACTCATTCAAGTGGTCACGTCAATTTTCGGAGGCCTCAAAAACCCTGTTGTTACCCGCAAAATTATTTCTTCTGCAAAGCGAGTGCCACTTTCGTTTAGGAACGGGTAAGCGTAACTTTGCCGAAGGTTTGGCAAGGCTCGAAACATATCTCTAG